One genomic segment of Vibrio sp. SCSIO 43136 includes these proteins:
- a CDS encoding HD domain-containing phosphohydrolase — translation MADTNFQTQNSIPAEAINDFFDDFREAHEQCEISLIELEHDPSNIDLLNALFRSVHTVKGNLVYVGMTSVTPIIQSLEDLLDYIRNGHLEYDSLLCDVILLTFDKTEQMVQAKIENLPPPISVDSVDEICATIAMIGDVAPKDRAKYVEKVLVLYDPDVQLTAPRNEAPSKQLPEDLIAYHEPNTMQFAQISEILTDHKVNMDEDIHFYMSLITPLENRSHYWRGRTARQLFLGMEMNRAAGYPVDKEQLAVAVMLHDIGMSFLPLSLLNKKGTITAEEREAVHHHPQSGYLLLNESIRWHDAAVMILQHHEQVDGSGYPSHLERDQICEGAKILSIVDTFDARTHERAHVTLLKRPLVRTVIEINNYKGKQFDPKWVDVFNQVARNLFGS, via the coding sequence ATGGCTGATACAAACTTTCAGACCCAAAATTCTATCCCAGCCGAAGCCATAAACGACTTTTTTGATGATTTCCGTGAGGCTCACGAGCAGTGTGAAATCTCGTTAATTGAACTGGAACATGACCCAAGTAATATCGACTTGCTTAATGCTTTGTTTCGCTCAGTGCATACGGTCAAAGGGAACTTGGTCTACGTTGGTATGACTTCTGTTACGCCCATTATCCAAAGCCTTGAAGATTTACTTGACTATATCCGCAATGGGCATTTGGAGTATGACAGCTTATTGTGTGATGTGATTCTGCTGACATTTGATAAAACTGAGCAGATGGTGCAGGCAAAAATAGAGAATTTACCTCCACCTATCTCGGTGGATTCGGTTGATGAAATTTGTGCCACTATTGCGATGATTGGTGATGTTGCACCGAAGGATAGGGCAAAGTACGTTGAAAAAGTGCTGGTACTTTATGACCCAGACGTTCAACTTACCGCCCCAAGAAACGAAGCGCCGTCTAAACAGTTACCTGAAGATCTTATTGCCTATCACGAGCCAAACACGATGCAGTTTGCTCAGATAAGTGAGATTTTGACTGACCACAAAGTGAATATGGATGAAGATATTCATTTCTATATGAGTTTAATCACCCCTCTCGAAAATCGCAGCCATTATTGGCGAGGCCGCACCGCAAGGCAGCTTTTCCTTGGAATGGAAATGAACCGAGCGGCAGGCTACCCCGTGGATAAAGAGCAACTAGCAGTGGCGGTGATGCTTCATGATATCGGCATGTCATTTTTACCCTTATCACTGCTCAATAAAAAAGGCACCATTACCGCTGAAGAACGTGAAGCGGTGCACCACCATCCTCAATCGGGATACTTGTTGTTGAACGAGTCAATTCGTTGGCATGACGCTGCGGTGATGATCTTACAGCATCATGAGCAAGTCGATGGTTCTGGTTACCCAAGTCACTTGGAGCGAGACCAGATTTGTGAGGGGGCTAAGATATTATCAATAGTAGATACTTTCGACGCTAGAACTCACGAACGTGCTCATGTTACTTTGCTTAAACGTCCACTGGTGCGAACCGTGATTGAAATTAACAATTACAAAGGTAAGCAGTTTGACCCCAAGTGGGTCGATGTATTTAATCAGGTAGCTAGGAACCTTTTCGGTTCGTAA
- a CDS encoding pyridoxal phosphate-dependent class III aminotransferase — translation MSSIFEVEANQAFGPFVSEIPHLEACYDLTPDQVLIEQQDHESAVRSYPRRLPIAINRAHGALVEDTRGQLFLDCLAGAGTLVLGYNHPEINQALKDQLDSGLPYQTLDITTQAKDNFIKRVKRFLPAELGDNSVLQFCGPSGADAVEAAIKLAKQTTGRNTMIAFRGAYHGMTNGTMGMMGNLGTKARRTGLMSDVHFMPFPYSMRCPFGIGGDQGARAGIRYIERMLNDDEAGIMKPAAIVVEPVQGEGGVIPAPAFWLKELRRICDEHQILLILDEIQCGVGKTGHNFAFEEAGIVPDILCLSKAIGGGLPMSLLVIKKQFDTWNAGEHTGTFRGNQLAMVSGAKALEIIERDNLVEHARDAGQYLRQGLERIASKVNCIGEVRGKGLMLGVEIVAPNGDKNKFGERQSDGALTLAIQRAALERGLMVEKGGRDGSVIRFLPPVIISYKQLDFALKVMEDAIIAAGGGINTQTESPWQQHFVHTGEQGADGFAEVMHHTTHVMKQIFEQVDKPYTGLEPNLLEAQIQAVNLDTGNASLKQIIDETSDLVVKNSIFTQHPNCIAHLHTPPLMPAIAAEAMIAALNQSMDSWDQASSATYVEQRVVDWLCDKYELGADADGIFTSGGTQSNQMGLLLARDWIADKRSGHSIQKLGLPDYADKLRIICSNKSHFTVQKSASWMGLGERAVLCVDTLPNGTMDTSKLEQVILDAKAQGLIPFAIVGTAGTTDHGAIDDLNAIADAAQQHDLWMHVDGAYGGALILSSHKERLAGIERADSVSVDFHKLFYQTISCGAVLLKDKANFKHLLHHADYLNREHDTLPNLVDKSMATTKRFDALKVFMTMQSVGPKALGGMYDHLIEQTQQVAHLVATHEGFELLAKPSLSTVLFRCVGQGDLDKLNQDVRLEALVRGVAVLGETTVDGKSALKFTILNPCLAMKDFEKLLTDINQLALELAK, via the coding sequence ATGAGTTCAATATTTGAAGTGGAAGCGAACCAGGCTTTCGGCCCGTTCGTTTCAGAAATCCCTCACCTTGAGGCTTGCTACGATCTAACACCAGACCAAGTACTGATAGAGCAGCAAGATCACGAATCTGCAGTTCGTTCTTATCCTCGCCGTTTGCCTATCGCAATTAACCGAGCGCATGGTGCTTTGGTGGAAGATACGCGCGGCCAACTGTTTCTTGACTGCCTTGCCGGAGCAGGCACCTTGGTGCTTGGCTATAACCACCCAGAAATCAATCAGGCGTTAAAAGATCAGCTAGACAGTGGTTTGCCTTACCAGACGCTAGACATCACCACTCAAGCGAAAGATAACTTTATTAAGCGAGTTAAACGTTTTTTGCCAGCTGAACTTGGTGATAACTCTGTGCTGCAATTTTGTGGTCCATCTGGAGCCGATGCGGTAGAAGCGGCTATCAAGCTGGCGAAGCAAACCACAGGCCGAAACACCATGATCGCTTTTAGAGGCGCATATCATGGCATGACCAATGGCACTATGGGCATGATGGGTAACCTTGGCACAAAAGCTCGCCGTACTGGCTTGATGTCAGATGTGCATTTTATGCCTTTCCCGTACAGCATGCGTTGCCCGTTTGGCATCGGTGGTGATCAAGGGGCGAGAGCGGGTATTCGCTATATTGAACGTATGCTAAATGATGATGAAGCGGGCATTATGAAGCCAGCCGCAATCGTTGTAGAGCCAGTTCAAGGTGAAGGTGGTGTGATCCCTGCGCCTGCATTTTGGCTAAAAGAACTACGTCGTATCTGTGATGAACATCAGATCTTATTGATTCTTGACGAAATTCAGTGTGGTGTGGGCAAAACAGGCCACAATTTTGCTTTTGAAGAAGCAGGTATCGTTCCTGACATCCTTTGCTTGTCGAAAGCCATTGGTGGCGGTCTGCCAATGTCACTTCTCGTGATCAAGAAGCAATTCGATACATGGAATGCGGGTGAGCATACTGGCACATTCCGTGGTAACCAATTGGCTATGGTGTCTGGTGCTAAGGCGTTAGAGATCATTGAGCGTGATAACTTGGTAGAGCATGCTCGTGATGCAGGCCAATATCTTCGCCAAGGCCTTGAGCGTATCGCTTCAAAAGTGAACTGTATTGGTGAGGTACGTGGTAAAGGTTTGATGCTTGGTGTCGAAATTGTTGCGCCAAACGGTGACAAGAACAAATTTGGTGAACGCCAGTCTGATGGCGCACTAACACTTGCGATTCAACGTGCAGCGCTAGAGCGTGGCTTGATGGTTGAAAAGGGTGGTCGAGATGGTTCGGTAATCCGCTTCCTCCCACCAGTGATCATCAGCTACAAGCAGCTAGATTTTGCGCTAAAAGTGATGGAAGATGCGATCATCGCAGCCGGTGGCGGTATTAACACTCAAACCGAAAGCCCTTGGCAGCAGCACTTTGTGCATACTGGTGAGCAAGGCGCTGATGGCTTTGCAGAAGTCATGCACCACACGACGCACGTGATGAAACAAATCTTTGAGCAAGTGGATAAGCCGTACACAGGGCTTGAGCCTAACTTGCTTGAAGCGCAAATCCAAGCGGTGAATCTTGATACTGGTAATGCCAGTCTGAAACAGATCATTGACGAAACTTCCGATCTAGTCGTGAAGAACTCTATCTTTACTCAACACCCTAACTGTATTGCTCACTTACATACACCACCGCTGATGCCTGCTATTGCAGCAGAAGCGATGATCGCCGCACTTAACCAGTCGATGGATTCTTGGGACCAAGCATCTTCCGCAACTTACGTTGAGCAGCGTGTGGTGGATTGGCTATGTGATAAGTACGAGCTAGGCGCAGATGCGGACGGTATCTTTACCAGTGGCGGTACTCAAAGTAACCAAATGGGCTTACTTTTGGCTCGCGACTGGATTGCAGATAAGCGCTCTGGTCATTCGATCCAAAAACTGGGCTTACCAGATTACGCAGATAAGCTACGCATCATCTGTTCAAACAAATCGCACTTTACTGTTCAGAAATCTGCTTCTTGGATGGGGTTAGGTGAGCGTGCGGTGTTGTGTGTTGATACCCTGCCTAACGGCACTATGGACACCAGCAAACTTGAGCAAGTAATTCTTGATGCCAAAGCACAAGGCCTTATCCCATTTGCGATCGTGGGCACGGCGGGTACTACCGATCATGGTGCGATTGATGATCTTAACGCAATCGCTGATGCAGCTCAGCAGCACGATTTGTGGATGCACGTCGACGGCGCTTATGGTGGTGCATTGATTCTGAGCAGCCACAAAGAGCGACTAGCAGGCATTGAGCGTGCTGATTCGGTGAGTGTGGACTTCCATAAGCTCTTCTATCAAACGATCAGTTGCGGTGCAGTGTTACTGAAAGATAAAGCAAACTTCAAACACTTGCTGCATCATGCCGATTACCTCAACCGTGAGCACGATACTCTGCCAAACTTAGTCGATAAGTCGATGGCGACCACCAAGCGTTTTGACGCATTAAAAGTGTTCATGACGATGCAAAGTGTCGGGCCGAAGGCGCTAGGTGGTATGTATGATCACTTGATTGAGCAGACCCAACAAGTCGCACATCTTGTGGCAACACATGAAGGGTTCGAACTGCTTGCTAAACCAAGCTTGTCCACTGTGTTGTTCCGTTGTGTTGGTCAAGGGGATCTCGACAAATTAAACCAAGACGTCCGTTTGGAGGCCTTGGTAAGAGGTGTCGCTGTTCTAGGCGAAACCACAGTGGACGGAAAATCCGCCCTGAAATTTACTATTTTGAATCCTTGTCTTGCGATGAAGGATTTCGAAAAACTATTAACTGACATTAACCAACTAGCTCTAGAGCTAGCAAAATAA
- the pgsA gene encoding CDP-diacylglycerol--glycerol-3-phosphate 3-phosphatidyltransferase — protein MRFTIPNILTLLRLILIPVFVVVFYLPYSWAPFAAASVFWVAGFTDWLDGLLARKLGQTSRFGAFLDPVADKVMVATALILITEDYHSIWITIPAITMIAREIIISALREWMAEIGKRSSVAVSWVGKVKTVSQMFALWVLIWQYDEWMVWMGYAALYIATFLTYWSMMQYLQAAKDDLLSEEHQ, from the coding sequence ATGCGTTTTACCATCCCAAATATTCTTACGCTATTGCGACTTATTCTCATTCCGGTATTCGTTGTGGTGTTTTATCTTCCCTACTCATGGGCACCATTTGCGGCAGCTTCCGTTTTCTGGGTGGCTGGCTTTACGGATTGGCTAGATGGACTGTTAGCACGCAAGTTAGGCCAAACTTCTCGCTTTGGGGCATTCTTAGACCCAGTCGCAGATAAAGTGATGGTGGCAACCGCTCTCATCTTGATTACTGAAGACTACCATTCAATCTGGATAACTATTCCCGCTATCACCATGATTGCTCGCGAGATCATCATCTCTGCGCTGCGCGAATGGATGGCTGAAATTGGTAAGCGTTCGAGCGTGGCTGTATCTTGGGTGGGCAAAGTAAAAACCGTCTCCCAGATGTTCGCCTTATGGGTACTGATTTGGCAGTACGATGAGTGGATGGTTTGGATGGGCTATGCAGCGCTCTACATCGCCACATTCCTAACTTACTGGTCGATGATGCAATACCTACAAGCGGCCAAAGATGATCTGTTAAGCGAAGAACATCAGTAA
- a CDS encoding DMT family transporter: MPFQVFNSVPSGVRFMLLSALSFALMTACVKLVSTHGIPVFEIVAARALVSLLISYVDVKRKGISPWGNNKKLLFARGVAGSLALVCVYYSVTTLPLAEATILQYLHPVFTAFLALFFLKEKIQSSTIACIIFSLLGLVAIVSPNLGLDAAQQLPSLSIAAALAGAFGSGVAYVIVRKLSNTEDSSVIIMYFPLVALPLSLVMLGDDFVMPNLEALILLIFVGIFTQGGQVGLTKAMKTDSASKATAYSYVQVVFSILFGWLIFSEVPSLWTWIGGCLIITGALINVMGSKRAKATS, from the coding sequence ATGCCTTTCCAAGTTTTCAATAGCGTGCCTTCGGGCGTACGTTTTATGCTGCTTTCAGCACTCTCTTTTGCCTTAATGACGGCGTGTGTAAAGCTCGTTAGTACCCACGGTATTCCAGTCTTTGAAATTGTTGCCGCTCGTGCACTGGTGTCGTTGCTGATTAGCTATGTCGATGTGAAACGTAAAGGTATCTCTCCATGGGGTAACAACAAGAAGCTGCTGTTTGCTCGGGGTGTTGCAGGATCTCTGGCGTTGGTATGTGTCTACTACTCGGTGACCACATTACCTTTGGCGGAAGCGACCATCTTGCAGTATTTGCATCCGGTCTTTACTGCGTTCTTAGCTCTGTTCTTCCTTAAAGAGAAGATCCAATCTTCAACCATTGCCTGTATCATTTTTAGCTTGTTGGGCCTAGTTGCGATCGTCAGTCCAAACTTGGGGTTAGATGCTGCGCAGCAGCTTCCATCGCTCAGTATTGCAGCTGCATTGGCAGGTGCCTTTGGCAGTGGTGTTGCTTACGTTATCGTAAGAAAGCTAAGCAATACTGAAGACAGTTCCGTCATTATTATGTACTTTCCGCTGGTTGCGTTGCCGCTTAGTTTGGTGATGCTTGGTGATGATTTCGTTATGCCAAACTTGGAAGCCTTGATACTGCTCATTTTTGTCGGCATCTTTACCCAAGGTGGCCAAGTCGGCCTGACAAAAGCGATGAAAACTGACTCTGCGAGCAAAGCGACAGCATACTCTTATGTGCAAGTGGTGTTTTCAATCTTGTTTGGTTGGTTGATTTTCAGCGAAGTGCCATCACTATGGACTTGGATAGGGGGCTGCTTAATCATTACTGGTGCCCTGATTAACGTCATGGGGTCGAAGCGAGCCAAAGCGACGAGCTAA
- the uvrC gene encoding excinuclease ABC subunit UvrC, translating to MFDSQSFLKTVTSQPGVYRMYNAESTVIYVGKAKDLKKRLSSYFRAKLDNEKTRALVSHIDKIDVTVTHTETEALILEHNYIKQYLPKYNVLLRDDKSYPFIFISGHKHPRLSMHRGAKKRKGEYFGPYPDSGAVRETLHLLQKIFPVRQCEDTVYANRTRPCLMYQIGRCAGPCVSTIIDDQEYAELVDYVRLFLQGKDKQVVTTLVEKMEAASHSLRFEDAAKLRDQIQAIRRVQEQQFVSEDSMDDIDVLGFAQENGVACIHILMIRHGKILGSRSHFPKIPANTDREEVFESFLSQYYLSHSEVRTLPSKVLINSDLLPDNIPFQQAMTEKAGRKVSIHLDPKGQRARYLKLANTNALTAITTKINHKMTISQRFKALEQVLGLEKIKRMECFDISHTMGESTIASCVVFNQEGPLKQEYRRYNITGITGGDDYAAMAQVLERRYSKQLDIEKVPDVIFIDGGKGQLNKAHEMIAQHWHEWSKRPILIGIAKGVTRKPGLETLITTDGEEFNLPSDAPSLHLIQHIRDESHNHAISGHRAKRGKTRRTSALEGIEGVGPKRRQALLKYMGGLQELKRASVEEIAKVPGISHSLAENIYQALKQ from the coding sequence GTGTTTGATTCTCAATCCTTTCTTAAGACAGTTACCAGTCAACCCGGCGTTTATCGAATGTATAACGCCGAGTCGACGGTAATATACGTCGGTAAAGCCAAAGATCTCAAAAAGCGTCTCTCAAGTTATTTTCGAGCCAAGCTCGATAATGAGAAGACCCGTGCCTTGGTCAGTCATATCGACAAGATTGATGTGACGGTAACGCATACCGAAACAGAAGCATTGATCCTTGAGCACAACTACATCAAGCAGTACTTGCCCAAGTACAATGTTTTGCTTAGAGATGATAAATCATACCCTTTCATATTTATTAGCGGTCACAAGCACCCACGTTTGTCGATGCATCGTGGCGCTAAGAAGCGCAAAGGGGAGTATTTTGGCCCTTATCCTGATTCAGGAGCCGTCAGAGAAACTCTGCACTTATTGCAGAAGATTTTCCCTGTAAGGCAGTGTGAAGATACTGTGTATGCTAATCGCACCCGACCGTGTTTAATGTATCAAATTGGCCGATGCGCTGGTCCTTGTGTTAGCACGATTATTGACGACCAAGAATATGCAGAGCTGGTGGATTATGTGCGTCTGTTCCTGCAAGGGAAAGATAAGCAAGTAGTGACCACTTTGGTCGAAAAGATGGAAGCGGCTAGCCACTCTTTACGTTTTGAAGATGCAGCAAAGCTAAGAGATCAGATCCAAGCCATTCGTCGAGTTCAAGAGCAGCAATTTGTTTCTGAAGACAGTATGGACGATATTGATGTGCTCGGTTTTGCGCAGGAGAACGGCGTTGCCTGTATCCATATCTTGATGATTCGTCATGGCAAGATCTTGGGCAGTCGTAGCCACTTCCCTAAAATTCCGGCCAATACTGACCGTGAAGAAGTGTTTGAAAGCTTCCTCAGCCAATACTACTTAAGCCACAGTGAAGTCCGTACTCTGCCGAGCAAAGTGCTGATCAATAGTGATTTGCTGCCAGACAACATTCCTTTCCAGCAAGCGATGACTGAAAAAGCTGGCCGTAAAGTGTCTATACATCTAGACCCTAAAGGGCAGCGTGCCCGTTATTTGAAGCTAGCCAATACCAATGCATTAACGGCCATCACGACCAAAATCAACCATAAGATGACCATCTCTCAACGCTTTAAAGCGCTTGAGCAAGTACTCGGTTTGGAAAAAATCAAACGCATGGAGTGCTTTGATATCAGTCATACCATGGGTGAGAGCACGATTGCATCTTGTGTAGTGTTTAATCAAGAAGGGCCGCTCAAGCAAGAGTATCGACGTTATAACATCACCGGCATTACTGGAGGGGATGACTATGCTGCGATGGCGCAGGTGCTTGAACGCCGCTACTCAAAGCAGCTCGATATTGAAAAGGTCCCCGATGTCATTTTCATTGATGGTGGTAAGGGGCAGCTCAATAAAGCCCACGAGATGATCGCTCAGCATTGGCACGAATGGTCTAAACGTCCCATTTTGATTGGTATTGCCAAAGGGGTGACACGTAAGCCTGGGCTTGAAACCTTGATCACCACTGACGGAGAGGAGTTTAATCTCCCATCCGATGCACCTTCATTGCACTTGATCCAGCACATTCGAGATGAAAGTCATAACCATGCAATCTCAGGCCATCGCGCCAAAAGAGGTAAGACTCGTCGCACTAGTGCCTTAGAAGGGATAGAAGGGGTAGGACCTAAACGTCGTCAAGCCTTACTAAAGTACATGGGTGGTTTGCAAGAGTTAAAGCGTGCCAGCGTCGAAGAAATAGCCAAAGTGCCAGGTATCAGCCATTCTTTGGCAGAAAATATCTATCAAGCATTGAAACAATAA
- a CDS encoding diguanylate cyclase, translating into MNHAKWLSMLTDAVRHLPTKACSDEVLQSLEELQVLATKHNQGIPLEYQAVFEAYAQYREGDLVPAMKQFFDCVALCHSNNQEYLVHFSYFCIGTIFGMLGDQFHASEFLTKAENIHTFQDDILYALTKNNIGDLLLQYEKYEEALVYFDESLQILSDSHHLEFSILPLINSANVHVELNQMQKAQKLLESIKPKVGDDERYLSFYYQVLAHFHQKNGDLEQCEQSYLKAIKLMSMCHHTYYESEMILEYCQLLLAQKRTESFDAYLEKGLQLANLAGADKLIDGFNDQLVKRMELEDSFDIREKTYKLLIHSYQKSRDATKLRETSYLKQIYQLNMDRLKLELAQDINSNLSLINNIGQYISTCNSFEDIIVRLGHDLSKLFIIDSLAIAFYDPAGSKIRIQHYYEAGQVQSPVTLDIGDGSTFFEYCATHDRPLYFNNMTTAKKRQLLNNNATHDGQNSVMFSPITINGKVEAIFTMQAKQCFAYQTFHYELFLQLSSYLSIAIENQLNRQKLTRLSQTDHLTQVWNRQSLDVHFADMLTRHPERLSVLMIDIDCYKQFNDHYGHIKGDETLIAVTKLICKHFPWEEANTYRYGGDEFVVVVHDLSPKMINHAVAALQDELYERNLPNKHSYCADRLSLSIGAAHIENSQQHLSLSDCLHKADMALYQAKRDGRNKFVARLFGTKKNLIS; encoded by the coding sequence ATGAACCACGCCAAGTGGCTCTCAATGCTAACGGATGCAGTAAGGCACCTCCCGACTAAAGCTTGTTCGGATGAAGTTTTACAAAGCTTAGAGGAGTTGCAGGTCCTTGCGACAAAACATAACCAAGGTATCCCCCTTGAATACCAAGCGGTCTTTGAAGCCTATGCTCAATACCGTGAAGGTGACCTCGTGCCTGCAATGAAACAGTTTTTCGACTGCGTTGCACTATGCCACTCCAATAACCAAGAGTACTTGGTGCACTTTTCCTATTTCTGCATTGGCACTATTTTTGGCATGCTTGGGGATCAGTTTCACGCCAGTGAGTTTCTCACTAAAGCTGAAAATATTCATACCTTCCAGGATGATATCTTGTATGCACTGACCAAGAACAATATTGGTGACCTGCTGCTTCAGTACGAAAAATATGAAGAAGCGTTGGTCTACTTTGACGAATCACTTCAGATATTGTCCGATAGCCATCACCTTGAATTTTCAATACTTCCTCTGATTAACTCTGCAAATGTGCATGTTGAGTTGAATCAGATGCAAAAAGCTCAAAAACTGCTGGAATCAATCAAGCCTAAAGTGGGTGATGACGAACGTTACCTAAGTTTCTACTATCAGGTGTTAGCCCACTTTCACCAAAAAAATGGTGACCTAGAACAGTGCGAGCAAAGCTACTTAAAAGCTATCAAGCTGATGTCAATGTGCCATCATACCTATTATGAATCGGAGATGATTCTAGAGTACTGCCAACTGTTACTTGCGCAAAAACGTACCGAGAGCTTTGATGCTTACCTAGAAAAAGGTCTGCAACTGGCAAACCTAGCGGGCGCTGACAAGCTTATCGATGGGTTTAACGACCAACTGGTCAAGCGCATGGAGCTTGAAGATAGTTTTGATATTCGAGAGAAAACCTACAAGCTACTTATCCATTCTTATCAGAAGTCTCGTGACGCAACCAAGTTAAGAGAGACCTCTTATCTTAAGCAGATCTATCAACTCAATATGGATAGGCTCAAGCTAGAGCTTGCCCAAGATATTAATAGCAATCTTTCTCTGATTAACAACATTGGGCAATACATCAGTACCTGTAACTCTTTTGAAGACATCATCGTGCGCTTAGGACACGATCTTTCTAAGCTGTTTATCATCGATTCGTTAGCGATTGCCTTCTACGACCCAGCTGGGTCTAAAATTCGAATTCAACACTACTACGAGGCGGGACAAGTACAATCCCCTGTCACTCTCGACATTGGTGATGGTTCTACTTTCTTTGAGTACTGTGCGACTCACGATAGGCCACTCTACTTTAACAACATGACCACGGCTAAGAAGCGCCAGTTACTCAATAACAACGCAACACACGATGGTCAGAATTCGGTAATGTTTTCGCCAATTACGATTAATGGCAAAGTTGAAGCCATCTTCACCATGCAGGCAAAACAGTGCTTCGCCTATCAGACTTTCCACTACGAACTCTTCTTACAACTGAGCTCGTACCTCTCTATTGCCATCGAGAACCAGCTTAACCGACAAAAGCTCACCCGCTTGTCTCAAACCGATCACCTAACCCAAGTATGGAACCGACAGTCTCTGGATGTGCATTTTGCCGATATGCTAACTAGGCACCCGGAACGTTTGTCAGTCCTGATGATAGATATTGACTGTTACAAGCAGTTCAATGATCACTATGGACACATTAAGGGCGATGAAACCCTCATTGCGGTTACCAAGCTCATCTGCAAACACTTCCCTTGGGAAGAAGCAAATACCTATCGCTATGGTGGAGATGAGTTTGTTGTCGTGGTACATGACCTATCACCTAAAATGATTAATCATGCAGTGGCGGCATTACAAGATGAGCTTTACGAGAGAAACCTACCGAACAAACACTCCTACTGTGCCGATCGGCTCTCACTCTCTATCGGTGCAGCGCATATTGAGAACTCACAGCAGCACCTCTCTTTGAGTGATTGCCTGCACAAGGCAGATATGGCTTTGTATCAAGCGAAACGAGATGGACGAAACAAGTTCGTCGCCAGATTATTTGGCACAAAAAAAAACCTAATCTCATAG
- a CDS encoding DUF3360 family protein, translating to MSSEQGQYKQRRKKASEFESRTAYLEHELEIMDLKRWRVHLPFRDFGIEIEDWVPALAATIGKVVMVTAMVAAFAAQFGLSQEFVAENVRFELLIAGVLFVVFFSAILNPLSNLAGTHGPMIPLIPLIAAAGGHPLALGIMVGVFGLILSATKGGSRLVNLTGEGVRGGLLIYLGAVGLIGQLNKFESWSVSTGLDAVSFVVILTTIVIYAYLAKVEKRWLAIPLCSLIAGIVAYVMGVPFEFSTEPGLPNMSPFYWWGENTGWQLGWPQLEHYIAVIPFAILAVAMWSPDFLGHRVFQELNYPKKAKGALMNVDDTMSVCSLRQMIGSFLGGGNLASSWGTYMIPAAIAKRPIPGGALLTGLLCVVAAVLGYPMDLAMWEPVLRVALLVGVFLPLLEAGMQMVKCSRNSQSAGICMFACALVNPVFGWAITMLLDNTGLIGNKERALSLSKTDKLLIPGAAVLICVGALALVGQLPGIPALL from the coding sequence ATGAGTTCAGAACAGGGACAGTACAAACAACGTAGAAAAAAGGCCAGCGAGTTCGAGTCTCGAACCGCTTATCTTGAACATGAGCTGGAGATCATGGATCTCAAGCGATGGCGAGTCCATTTGCCATTTCGCGACTTTGGCATTGAGATTGAAGACTGGGTTCCAGCTTTGGCGGCAACCATTGGTAAAGTCGTTATGGTAACGGCGATGGTTGCAGCATTTGCTGCGCAGTTTGGATTATCACAAGAGTTCGTTGCAGAAAATGTGCGCTTTGAACTTCTTATCGCTGGTGTACTTTTTGTTGTCTTCTTTTCCGCCATATTGAACCCGTTATCGAACCTTGCGGGTACTCATGGACCCATGATCCCATTGATCCCTTTAATCGCTGCTGCAGGAGGACACCCACTTGCCTTGGGTATTATGGTGGGGGTATTTGGACTTATTCTGAGTGCTACGAAAGGCGGTTCTCGCTTAGTTAATTTGACGGGTGAAGGTGTTCGTGGCGGCTTGTTAATTTATTTGGGTGCAGTAGGGCTTATTGGTCAGCTAAATAAATTTGAATCTTGGTCGGTAAGTACAGGTCTCGACGCTGTTTCTTTTGTTGTTATATTAACGACCATTGTGATTTATGCATATTTGGCGAAGGTTGAAAAACGCTGGCTTGCTATTCCATTATGTTCTTTAATTGCTGGTATCGTAGCATACGTAATGGGTGTTCCATTTGAATTCTCCACAGAGCCGGGTCTGCCGAATATGAGCCCATTCTACTGGTGGGGTGAGAATACCGGTTGGCAACTGGGTTGGCCTCAGCTTGAACACTACATCGCTGTGATCCCATTTGCGATTCTTGCCGTTGCGATGTGGTCACCAGATTTCCTTGGTCACCGAGTGTTCCAAGAACTTAACTACCCGAAAAAAGCCAAAGGTGCACTGATGAATGTGGATGACACCATGTCAGTTTGCTCGCTGCGTCAGATGATTGGTTCATTTTTAGGTGGTGGTAACCTAGCATCTTCTTGGGGGACTTATATGATCCCTGCTGCGATCGCTAAGCGTCCGATCCCTGGTGGTGCGTTGCTCACTGGCCTTCTGTGTGTTGTCGCTGCCGTGCTTGGTTACCCAATGGATCTTGCAATGTGGGAGCCAGTGCTTCGAGTTGCACTATTGGTTGGTGTTTTCCTGCCACTACTAGAAGCGGGCATGCAAATGGTGAAGTGTTCACGTAACTCACAGTCTGCGGGTATTTGTATGTTTGCTTGTGCACTTGTGAATCCTGTGTTTGGCTGGGCAATCACTATGCTATTGGATAATACGGGTCTTATCGGTAACAAAGAGCGAGCATTGTCACTGTCGAAGACTGACAAACTATTGATCCCAGGTGCAGCAGTACTTATCTGTGTTGGCGCACTGGCATTAGTAGGTCAACTGCCGGGTATTCCAGCACTGCTTTAA